A genomic window from Halorubrum trapanicum includes:
- a CDS encoding 50S ribosomal protein L30, whose amino-acid sequence MQALVQLRGEVNLGSGVEDTLDMLNIGRVNHATFVPETDSYRGMITKVNDVVAFGEPSVEAVARTIARRGEPVEGSADVDDEWIDDNTDYADLEALAEALVDEETTLREQGLSPTLRLHAPRGGHEGIKHPVIEGGELGKHTTEEIDSLLEAMR is encoded by the coding sequence ATGCAGGCGCTCGTTCAACTCCGCGGCGAGGTCAACCTCGGGTCCGGCGTCGAGGACACGCTCGACATGCTGAACATCGGGCGCGTCAACCACGCGACGTTCGTCCCCGAGACGGACTCGTACCGCGGCATGATCACGAAGGTCAACGACGTCGTCGCGTTCGGGGAACCGAGCGTCGAGGCCGTCGCGCGGACGATCGCGCGGCGCGGCGAGCCCGTCGAGGGCTCGGCCGACGTCGACGACGAGTGGATCGACGACAACACCGACTACGCCGACCTGGAGGCGCTGGCCGAGGCGCTCGTCGACGAGGAGACGACCCTGCGCGAGCAGGGCCTCTCGCCGACGCTCCGGCTCCACGCGCCCCGCGGCGGTCACGAGGGCATCAAACACCCCGTGATCGAGGGCGGCGAGCTCGGGAAACACACCACCGAGGAGATCGACAGTCTCTTGGAGGCGATGCGATGA
- a CDS encoding uL15m family ribosomal protein: MTSKKRRQRGSRTHGGGTHKNRRGAGHRGGRGAAGRAKHEYHNYGPLGKHGFKRPEDAQTEVLEVKVQKLDEDAALYAADGLAEEDGDAYVFDARDVVEDGHEADVVKVLGGGQVRSELHVTADAFTAGAVELIEEAGGEATLSERAEEPADEPENTSDDENDEA, translated from the coding sequence ATGACGAGCAAGAAACGACGACAGCGCGGCTCTCGGACGCACGGCGGCGGCACGCACAAGAACCGGCGCGGCGCCGGACACCGCGGCGGCCGCGGCGCGGCCGGCCGCGCGAAACACGAGTACCACAACTACGGCCCGCTCGGCAAGCACGGGTTCAAGCGCCCCGAGGACGCTCAGACGGAGGTCCTCGAAGTGAAGGTCCAGAAGCTCGACGAGGACGCGGCGCTGTACGCCGCGGACGGCCTCGCCGAGGAGGACGGCGACGCGTACGTCTTCGACGCGCGCGACGTCGTCGAGGACGGTCACGAGGCGGACGTCGTGAAGGTGCTCGGCGGCGGGCAGGTCCGGAGCGAACTTCACGTCACGGCCGACGCGTTCACGGCCGGTGCGGTCGAGCTCATCGAGGAGGCCGGCGGCGAGGCGACGCTCTCCGAGCGCGCCGAAGAGCCCGCTGACGAACCGGAAAACACTTCCGACGACGAGAACGACGAGGCGTAA